Proteins from one Bifidobacterium sp. ESL0732 genomic window:
- a CDS encoding histidinol-phosphate transaminase, with translation MTDTIPQDLPLRNDLIGEVPYGAPQLDVPVCLNVNENPYQPAPAVVDEIAEDVRKIAPTLNRYPDREHTALRQAFSNYLERESGVKLGVDQLWGANGSNEIMLQLFQAFGGPGRKALGADPTYSMYPEYARDTFTKWITVQRNTDFSLNLDALLEAMEREQPSIILLTSPNNPTGTILPMDQLEAVLKAAQNAKVDGAAAGVHPVVVVDEAYIEFRTPGTPTALQLLTKYPNLAVSRTMSKAFAFAGARVGYLAADQGIIDCVRIVRMPYHLSAVTQATALAAFKHTDEQLSQVKHLRETREATAEWIKTQSWHGKPLQVADSQSNFVLFGGSFENRERVFDELLKRGVLIRVVGPDGWLRVCMGTDEEMARFREALTEVLAQLENE, from the coding sequence ATGACCGATACGATTCCGCAGGATCTGCCGCTGCGCAACGACCTGATCGGCGAGGTGCCGTACGGTGCGCCGCAGCTTGACGTGCCGGTGTGCCTGAACGTCAACGAAAACCCGTACCAGCCTGCACCTGCGGTGGTCGATGAGATTGCCGAAGACGTACGCAAGATTGCCCCGACTTTGAATCGTTACCCGGATCGTGAGCACACCGCGCTACGGCAGGCGTTCTCGAATTATCTCGAACGTGAGTCCGGCGTGAAGCTCGGCGTCGATCAGCTGTGGGGCGCCAACGGCAGCAACGAGATCATGCTCCAGCTCTTCCAGGCCTTCGGCGGTCCGGGACGCAAGGCTTTGGGGGCAGATCCGACCTATTCGATGTATCCAGAATATGCGCGAGACACGTTCACCAAGTGGATTACGGTGCAGCGCAACACTGATTTTTCCCTGAATCTTGACGCCCTGCTGGAAGCCATGGAGCGTGAACAGCCGTCGATTATCCTCTTGACCAGCCCGAACAACCCGACCGGCACCATTCTGCCTATGGATCAGCTCGAAGCGGTGCTGAAAGCAGCGCAAAATGCCAAGGTCGATGGGGCGGCAGCTGGTGTGCACCCGGTGGTTGTGGTAGACGAGGCCTATATCGAATTCCGCACGCCCGGCACCCCGACCGCGCTTCAACTGCTCACCAAATACCCGAATCTTGCGGTCAGCCGCACCATGAGCAAGGCTTTCGCCTTCGCAGGCGCGCGCGTGGGTTATCTTGCCGCAGATCAGGGCATCATCGACTGCGTGCGTATCGTGCGCATGCCTTACCATCTTTCCGCCGTCACGCAGGCCACGGCGCTCGCCGCGTTCAAGCACACAGATGAGCAGCTGAGCCAGGTGAAGCACTTGCGCGAAACCCGTGAAGCGACCGCTGAGTGGATTAAAACGCAGAGCTGGCACGGCAAGCCGCTTCAGGTCGCCGATTCCCAGTCCAATTTCGTGCTTTTCGGAGGATCGTTCGAAAACCGCGAACGAGTCTTTGACGAACTGCTGAAACGCGGCGTCTTGATTCGTGTGGTCGGGCCTGATGGCTGGCTGCGCGTGTGCATGGGCACCGATGAAGAGATGGCCCGTTTCCGAGAGGCGTTGACGGAAGTGCTGGCGCAGCTCGAAAACGAATAG
- the priA gene encoding bifunctional 1-(5-phosphoribosyl)-5-((5-phosphoribosylamino)methylideneamino)imidazole-4-carboxamide isomerase/phosphoribosylanthranilate isomerase PriA: MLTLLPAVDVRGGKAVRLRQGKSGSETDYGSPFQAAQTWYGEGADWIHLVDLDAAFGTGDNRSKLREIGEKLGDKVHIEMSGGIRDDASLEAVFAAGAARVNIGTAALENPEWTARIIKKYGDRVAISLDVKGYALAGRGWTSKGGDLFETMEMLDKAGCQRYVVTDVAHDGMMDGPNLKLLREVAECTPAHVTASGGISSLDDIRAVAQLESVGVDAAILGKSLYAHAFTLKEALALVGQ, encoded by the coding sequence ATGCTGACATTGCTTCCGGCCGTTGACGTCCGAGGTGGCAAGGCCGTGCGCTTGCGTCAGGGCAAGTCCGGGTCCGAAACCGATTACGGCAGCCCGTTTCAGGCCGCGCAGACGTGGTATGGCGAAGGTGCGGATTGGATTCATCTGGTCGATCTCGACGCCGCGTTCGGCACCGGCGACAACCGCTCGAAACTGCGCGAGATCGGCGAGAAGCTGGGTGATAAGGTCCATATCGAAATGAGTGGCGGCATCCGTGACGACGCGAGCCTCGAGGCCGTGTTCGCAGCGGGGGCGGCGCGCGTCAACATCGGTACCGCAGCGCTGGAAAACCCTGAGTGGACGGCAAGGATAATCAAGAAATACGGCGACAGGGTGGCCATCAGCCTCGACGTCAAAGGCTATGCGTTGGCCGGTCGTGGCTGGACGAGCAAAGGCGGCGATCTTTTCGAGACGATGGAGATGCTCGATAAAGCAGGCTGTCAGCGTTATGTGGTCACCGACGTCGCCCACGACGGCATGATGGACGGGCCGAATCTCAAGTTGCTACGTGAAGTCGCCGAATGTACGCCTGCCCACGTCACCGCTTCCGGCGGCATCTCAAGCCTGGATGACATCCGCGCGGTCGCTCAACTCGAAAGCGTCGGTGTCGATGCGGCGATTCTCGGCAAATCCCTCTATGCCCATGCTTTTACGCTGAAAGAGGCGTTGGCGCTTGTTGGCCAATAA
- a CDS encoding glycosyl hydrolase translates to MVDFKVSRDSKTSDFPHYWETCVGSCHAYTALREDYRQQLRKAHDELGFRYVRFHGLFDDDMSICIENFGFDGKSQGIQYNFVNLDNIVDFLLSIGMKPFFELGFMPTCLASGKETFGAYHGNITMPKDDNLWTGLIRRFVEHLLDRYGKEEVESWFFEVWNEPNLSAFFTGTQDDYFHLYEMTVRTLKAADPKVRVGGPATSFNSWIPDLINFCKKNEVPLDFISTHQYPTDDPLWKSGKNVDEFFKENKGQEINYRRGILKEMVVEAKQQAGDLPLYYTEWNSSARSDDFIHDEPYTATFVAKTLADNDGIVEGYSFWTFTDIFEEQSQRPGVFHGGFGLQTTQGIEKPSYRIYQIYHQLGEQRLPVESSDPDSTAELLAVRKGDDLQLLAYNVNVPMGTISEQDIDIDLGASAGDMQCALQRIDDDHANPKKQWQIMGSPEYPTAAQIEELRAASSLRTEQLTAHDGHISLTLPTQASAFITVPKYFRV, encoded by the coding sequence ATGGTAGATTTCAAGGTTTCACGAGATTCAAAGACCTCTGATTTCCCGCATTATTGGGAGACCTGCGTAGGCAGCTGCCACGCATACACGGCGTTGCGCGAGGATTATCGCCAGCAGCTCAGGAAGGCACATGACGAGCTCGGGTTCCGCTATGTGCGCTTCCACGGTCTCTTCGACGATGACATGAGCATCTGTATCGAGAATTTTGGTTTCGACGGCAAGTCGCAGGGTATCCAATACAACTTCGTCAACCTCGACAACATCGTCGATTTCCTGCTGAGCATTGGCATGAAGCCTTTCTTCGAGCTTGGGTTCATGCCCACCTGCCTGGCCAGCGGCAAGGAGACCTTCGGCGCCTATCACGGCAACATCACCATGCCCAAGGACGACAATCTTTGGACGGGGCTGATTCGCCGGTTCGTTGAGCATCTGCTCGACCGCTACGGCAAAGAGGAAGTCGAATCCTGGTTCTTCGAGGTCTGGAACGAGCCGAACCTCTCGGCCTTCTTCACCGGAACGCAGGATGATTATTTCCATCTCTATGAGATGACAGTGCGCACGCTCAAGGCGGCCGATCCGAAGGTGCGCGTGGGCGGGCCTGCCACCTCTTTCAACTCGTGGATTCCCGACCTGATCAATTTCTGCAAGAAGAACGAAGTGCCGCTGGACTTCATCTCGACTCACCAATATCCCACCGACGATCCGCTGTGGAAGAGTGGCAAGAATGTCGATGAGTTCTTCAAGGAAAACAAGGGGCAGGAGATCAATTACCGTCGTGGTATTTTGAAGGAAATGGTCGTCGAGGCCAAGCAACAGGCCGGAGATCTGCCGCTCTATTACACCGAATGGAATTCCTCGGCCAGGTCGGACGACTTTATCCACGACGAACCGTACACGGCGACTTTCGTGGCCAAGACCTTGGCGGACAATGACGGGATAGTCGAAGGCTATTCCTTCTGGACCTTCACCGACATCTTCGAGGAACAGTCACAGCGTCCGGGCGTCTTCCACGGCGGATTCGGCCTGCAGACCACTCAGGGCATCGAAAAGCCTTCGTATCGCATCTACCAGATTTACCACCAGCTTGGCGAACAGCGCCTGCCCGTCGAGTCCTCTGATCCGGATTCCACAGCGGAACTTCTGGCCGTGCGCAAGGGCGATGATTTACAGCTGCTTGCCTACAACGTGAACGTTCCTATGGGCACTATCAGCGAGCAGGACATCGACATCGACCTGGGTGCCTCCGCAGGCGACATGCAATGCGCTCTGCAACGCATCGATGACGACCATGCCAACCCGAAGAAGCAGTGGCAGATCATGGGCAGCCCGGAGTATCCGACTGCCGCTCAGATCGAAGAGCTGCGTGCCGCTTCCAGCCTTAGGACCGAGCAACTGACCGCGCACGACGGGCATATCAGCCTCACACTGCCGACGCAAGCCTCCGCGTTCATCACCGTCCCGAAGTATTTCCGCGTGTGA
- a CDS encoding GNAT family N-acetyltransferase: protein MIIVSDDRKIDAKQLASVFDRSTIHRPTGNLKRLQTMLDNSDILLTAWDGDKLVGVARALTDFSYACYLSDLAVDADYQRQGIGRKLVEGVRSTIGPDVSLVLLAASGAMQYYPRIGFRHADNAFTIARRPF from the coding sequence ATGATTATCGTTTCAGATGACCGGAAAATCGACGCCAAGCAACTGGCATCGGTTTTCGACAGGTCGACGATTCATCGGCCGACCGGTAATCTGAAACGATTGCAGACCATGCTCGACAACAGTGATATCTTGCTTACTGCGTGGGACGGCGATAAGCTGGTCGGCGTCGCCCGCGCGTTGACGGATTTCAGTTATGCGTGCTATCTTTCCGATCTTGCCGTCGACGCGGATTATCAGCGTCAAGGAATCGGTAGAAAGCTGGTCGAAGGTGTTCGCAGTACGATCGGTCCTGATGTGTCATTGGTGCTGCTGGCGGCAAGCGGTGCGATGCAATATTATCCCCGCATAGGTTTCCGTCATGCCGACAACGCATTCACCATCGCCAGACGTCCATTCTAA
- a CDS encoding IclR family transcriptional regulator: MNEPLHTSKKTDANTTAGKPGMIDRTFAILDCFTPDQPDLNLTQISARSGLPISTTSRILADLERHGAVERRNNGIYSIGSHLINLAQTARPMLGIQETASPSLDNLERITNLHVQLATLQGSGALIVDRRDGKQQLPIYYHIGDILPIVPTAVGRVLLAFASPSLQNAVLDHDNFIWPSWGTKRPSAQSVRETLKKVEREHIAFLDLKDIPVNSVAVPIFGQSKNVVAAVSVVVKTGTVPLAPKLADLLKGTAKEISRKLAGPKPGRVLPPWNADN; the protein is encoded by the coding sequence ATGAATGAGCCATTGCACACGTCAAAGAAGACGGACGCGAATACCACTGCCGGAAAACCAGGAATGATCGACCGGACTTTCGCCATTCTTGACTGTTTCACACCCGACCAGCCAGACCTGAACCTCACTCAAATTTCCGCACGCAGCGGACTTCCCATCAGCACCACCAGCAGGATTCTTGCGGACCTCGAACGCCATGGCGCAGTGGAACGACGGAACAACGGCATCTACTCCATCGGTTCCCACCTTATCAACCTGGCCCAGACGGCAAGACCAATGCTAGGCATCCAGGAGACCGCCTCGCCGTCTTTGGACAATCTTGAACGCATAACAAATCTTCATGTCCAGCTGGCAACATTGCAGGGGTCAGGTGCCCTGATCGTCGACCGACGTGATGGAAAACAGCAACTTCCCATCTATTACCATATCGGCGATATCCTGCCGATAGTTCCAACGGCGGTCGGACGGGTGCTCTTGGCTTTTGCTTCGCCTTCACTGCAAAACGCAGTACTTGACCACGACAACTTCATTTGGCCCTCATGGGGAACGAAACGTCCGAGTGCGCAGAGTGTACGCGAAACATTGAAGAAGGTGGAACGGGAACATATCGCCTTTCTCGATCTCAAAGATATCCCCGTCAATTCTGTCGCCGTCCCCATTTTCGGCCAGAGCAAGAACGTGGTGGCCGCCGTCAGCGTCGTCGTCAAAACCGGCACCGTCCCGCTGGCACCGAAGTTGGCGGATCTGTTGAAAGGCACAGCCAAAGAAATCTCGAGGAAGCTGGCTGGGCCAAAACCAGGTCGCGTTCTGCCACCATGGAATGCCGATAATTAG
- the hisB gene encoding imidazoleglycerol-phosphate dehydratase HisB, producing MARTATIVRETSESKVELSLNLDGTGKTDIETSVPFYNHMMTALGKHSLIDLKIRASGDTDIDVHHTVEDTAIVFGEALKQALGDKRGIRRFADATVPLDEALARAVVDISGRPYAVCTGEPAGFEYAMIGGHFTGSLVRHVMESIAFHADLCLHMTVLAGRDPHHIAEAEFKALARALRFAVEPDPRIAGIIPSTKGAL from the coding sequence ATGGCAAGAACGGCGACGATAGTGCGCGAGACCAGCGAATCCAAGGTGGAGCTGAGCCTGAATCTTGACGGCACCGGCAAAACCGACATCGAGACTTCGGTGCCTTTCTATAACCACATGATGACCGCGCTCGGCAAACATTCGCTGATCGACTTGAAGATCCGCGCCAGCGGCGACACCGACATCGACGTGCACCACACCGTCGAAGACACGGCCATCGTGTTCGGTGAGGCGTTGAAGCAGGCGCTGGGCGATAAGCGCGGCATCCGTCGCTTTGCCGATGCCACCGTGCCGCTTGACGAAGCGCTCGCCCGCGCTGTGGTTGACATTTCCGGTCGCCCGTATGCGGTGTGCACCGGGGAGCCGGCAGGATTCGAATACGCCATGATCGGCGGCCATTTCACTGGTTCTTTGGTTCGTCATGTCATGGAATCTATCGCCTTCCACGCCGACCTTTGCCTGCATATGACGGTGCTTGCCGGCCGCGATCCGCATCATATCGCCGAGGCCGAGTTCAAGGCGCTCGCCCGTGCGTTGCGCTTTGCCGTCGAGCCTGACCCGCGTATTGCGGGTATCATTCCCAGCACGAAAGGGGCGCTGTGA
- the hisD gene encoding histidinol dehydrogenase, translated as MENNNMRIIDLRGKRLTRAQMLEAMPRAEMGTNEASSAVRPILDDVKARGAAALRDFEEKFDHIRPHHLRVPVEAMQSALKELDPEVRAAIEESVRRIRKVCHSQVPKDFYTDLAEGARVAERWIPVERVGLYVPGGKAVYPTSVIMNAVPAQVAGVSSLAIATPPAADNDGLPNKTILATCAILGVDEVYAVGGAQAVAMFAYGANGSEPQDGEVLCEPVDKITGPGNIFVATAKSMVSGIVGIDAVAGPTEIAILADKSANPSWVAADLIGQAEHDELAGSVLITDSEELAKKTQESLDERVPRTMSHERVATSLTGRQSGIILTDGLDQSVDAANAYAAEHLEIQTENPDEVVPLIKNAGAIFRGPYSPVPLGDYMSGSNHVLPTGGTARFACGLGVHTFMKPVEVIEYDEQGLKPLASLINAFAVSEDLPAHGECVLSRFIDDPYDKATLKDQERKAGLRK; from the coding sequence ATGGAAAATAACAACATGCGAATTATTGACCTGCGCGGAAAGCGCCTCACCAGAGCCCAGATGCTGGAAGCTATGCCTCGTGCCGAAATGGGCACGAACGAAGCCAGTAGCGCTGTGCGCCCTATTCTCGACGATGTCAAGGCCCGCGGTGCTGCGGCCCTGCGCGATTTCGAGGAGAAATTCGATCATATCCGTCCGCATCATCTGCGCGTGCCTGTCGAAGCGATGCAAAGTGCGCTCAAAGAACTCGATCCCGAGGTTCGCGCCGCCATCGAGGAATCGGTACGTCGTATCCGCAAGGTCTGCCATTCTCAGGTTCCCAAGGACTTCTACACCGACTTGGCCGAAGGTGCCCGCGTCGCCGAACGCTGGATTCCCGTCGAGCGCGTCGGCCTGTATGTGCCTGGCGGCAAGGCGGTTTATCCGACTTCCGTGATTATGAACGCCGTTCCGGCCCAGGTCGCGGGCGTTTCGTCGCTGGCCATCGCCACGCCTCCGGCAGCCGACAACGACGGTCTGCCCAACAAGACCATTCTCGCTACCTGCGCTATCCTCGGCGTCGACGAGGTCTATGCGGTCGGCGGGGCACAGGCCGTCGCCATGTTCGCCTATGGCGCCAACGGAAGCGAGCCGCAGGACGGCGAGGTGCTCTGTGAACCGGTCGACAAGATCACCGGCCCCGGCAACATTTTCGTGGCCACGGCCAAATCCATGGTTTCCGGCATCGTCGGCATCGACGCGGTCGCTGGGCCTACCGAAATCGCGATTCTGGCCGACAAGAGCGCCAACCCGAGCTGGGTGGCCGCCGATTTGATCGGTCAGGCCGAGCACGACGAGCTCGCCGGTTCCGTGTTGATCACCGACAGCGAAGAACTTGCCAAGAAGACGCAGGAAAGCCTGGATGAGCGCGTGCCGCGCACCATGTCGCATGAACGTGTCGCCACGTCGCTGACCGGTCGTCAGTCCGGCATCATCCTGACCGACGGGCTCGACCAGTCGGTCGACGCCGCCAACGCCTACGCCGCCGAGCACTTGGAGATCCAGACCGAAAACCCCGATGAGGTTGTGCCGCTCATCAAGAATGCCGGTGCCATCTTCCGCGGGCCATATTCGCCGGTCCCGCTGGGCGACTACATGTCCGGCTCCAACCACGTACTGCCCACCGGCGGTACCGCCCGTTTCGCCTGTGGTCTGGGGGTGCACACCTTCATGAAGCCCGTCGAAGTCATCGAATACGACGAACAGGGCTTGAAGCCGCTGGCGTCGCTGATCAACGCTTTCGCCGTTTCCGAGGACCTGCCCGCCCATGGCGAGTGCGTGCTGAGCCGTTTCATCGACGACCCATATGATAAAGCCACGCTGAAGGATCAAGAACGTAAGGCCGGCCTACGCAAATAG
- a CDS encoding glycoside hydrolase family 3 N-terminal domain-containing protein, which produces MIDLKAMPYNLNDEQIRFVQDAVAGMEAEEKIGQLFFVIGEDEDQTDLKQFVDKYRPGGIMYRPDKAGKLQREVATCQSESKVPLFIAANLEAGGNGLVSEGTWFGRPMQVAATADPHQAYELGDVSGYEARQVGGNMSFSPIVDLDLNFRNPIMNTRTFGSDESTVIAMSDAEIDGFKANDIIPVAKHFPGDGVDERDQHLLSSINSLSADDWMESYGQIYHHLIERGLPAVMIAHIMQPAWERRLCPGIEDKDLRPATTSKLLIDGLLRGELKFNGLTITDATPMMGYNAIMPRAKALPTTINAGIDMILFNKDIDEDYGYIRAAVADGTLPMSRVDEAVTRIVATKVAQGVMGTDGKLKNPSSPDFDLKLEEHGKLSADLAAKSVTLVKDRDKILPITPKKYPRVRMVVLGDTNDGGFKEGGLVTDKFKKKLEDEGFEVTLFDRKHLDFQEVFEGGVKEEEDRFDLAFYVANVETASNQTTTRLDWIHLMAADAPWFMRSIPTVFVSTCNPYHLYDIPMVSTYVNAYAGNNVTIDAVIRKMTGKEEFIGKNPVDPFCGHFETRL; this is translated from the coding sequence ATGATAGATCTGAAAGCAATGCCATACAACTTGAACGACGAGCAGATTAGGTTCGTCCAAGATGCCGTGGCAGGAATGGAGGCAGAGGAGAAGATCGGACAGCTCTTCTTCGTGATCGGAGAGGACGAGGACCAGACCGACCTGAAGCAGTTCGTCGACAAGTACCGTCCCGGCGGCATCATGTACCGTCCCGACAAGGCCGGCAAGCTGCAGCGCGAGGTGGCGACCTGCCAGTCTGAAAGCAAGGTTCCGCTCTTCATTGCGGCGAACCTTGAGGCCGGCGGCAACGGACTAGTGTCCGAGGGCACGTGGTTCGGCCGTCCGATGCAGGTCGCCGCGACGGCCGACCCCCATCAGGCGTACGAGCTCGGCGATGTCTCCGGATACGAGGCACGTCAGGTGGGCGGTAACATGTCGTTCTCGCCGATTGTCGACCTCGATCTGAACTTCCGCAATCCGATCATGAACACCCGCACTTTCGGTAGCGACGAAAGCACGGTCATCGCCATGTCCGACGCCGAGATCGATGGGTTCAAAGCCAACGACATCATCCCCGTGGCCAAACATTTCCCCGGTGACGGCGTCGACGAGCGCGATCAGCACCTCCTAAGCTCCATCAACTCGCTTTCGGCCGATGACTGGATGGAATCGTACGGACAGATCTATCATCACCTGATCGAGCGCGGCCTACCGGCCGTCATGATCGCCCATATCATGCAGCCGGCGTGGGAACGTCGCCTCTGCCCAGGCATCGAAGACAAGGACCTGCGCCCGGCCACCACTTCCAAGCTCTTGATCGACGGCTTGCTGCGTGGAGAGCTCAAGTTCAACGGCCTGACCATCACCGATGCCACGCCGATGATGGGCTACAACGCCATCATGCCTCGTGCCAAGGCGCTGCCGACCACCATCAATGCCGGCATCGACATGATCCTGTTCAACAAGGACATCGACGAGGATTACGGTTACATCCGGGCTGCCGTCGCCGACGGCACGCTGCCGATGTCCCGAGTCGACGAAGCTGTCACCCGCATCGTCGCTACTAAGGTCGCTCAGGGCGTCATGGGTACCGACGGCAAGCTTAAGAACCCGTCCTCTCCGGACTTCGACCTGAAGCTTGAGGAGCACGGTAAGCTCTCCGCCGATCTCGCCGCGAAATCGGTCACGTTGGTCAAGGACCGCGACAAGATCCTGCCGATCACCCCGAAAAAGTACCCGCGTGTGCGCATGGTCGTGCTCGGTGACACCAATGACGGCGGCTTCAAGGAAGGCGGCCTGGTCACCGACAAGTTCAAGAAGAAGCTTGAGGATGAAGGCTTCGAGGTGACGCTCTTCGACCGCAAGCATCTTGATTTCCAGGAGGTCTTCGAAGGCGGCGTCAAGGAAGAGGAGGATCGGTTCGACCTCGCCTTTTACGTGGCCAATGTCGAGACCGCCAGCAACCAGACGACGACCCGCCTCGACTGGATCCACCTGATGGCCGCCGACGCGCCGTGGTTCATGCGCAGCATCCCCACGGTCTTCGTCTCGACCTGCAACCCCTATCATCTCTACGACATCCCGATGGTATCCACCTACGTCAATGCATATGCCGGCAACAATGTAACCATCGACGCGGTCATACGCAAGATGACCGGCAAAGAGGAGTTCATCGGCAAGAACCCCGTCGATCCCTTCTGCGGCCATTTCGAGACGAGGCTGTAA
- the hisH gene encoding imidazole glycerol phosphate synthase subunit HisH, with protein sequence MTAVVVFDYGFGNVRSMMRALAHIGLEPTLTSNRKQAFEADGLVVPGVGAFAACMDGLKAVGGDRIILGRLKAGRPVLGVCVGLQVMFAQGTEGGSVAKGLGVIDGSVDLLDADVVPHMGWDTISAPDDSVILHGLENERFYFVHSYAAMSASIPENPVAAASVAASQTDGYHGHAQSSIDDASTQKVGFCDYGRSHFVASYERGPLSATQFHPEKSGEAGAQLLKNWAATL encoded by the coding sequence ATGACCGCAGTGGTGGTGTTCGATTATGGTTTCGGCAACGTGCGCTCGATGATGCGTGCGCTGGCGCATATCGGGCTTGAGCCGACGCTGACCAGTAATCGTAAGCAGGCTTTCGAGGCCGATGGGCTGGTGGTGCCCGGTGTCGGCGCTTTCGCGGCGTGCATGGACGGGCTCAAGGCTGTGGGCGGTGACCGGATCATCCTCGGAAGGCTCAAGGCGGGGCGTCCGGTGCTCGGCGTGTGCGTCGGACTGCAGGTCATGTTTGCTCAGGGGACGGAAGGCGGTTCGGTGGCCAAAGGTCTTGGCGTGATCGACGGCAGCGTGGATTTGCTCGACGCGGACGTGGTACCGCATATGGGCTGGGATACCATCAGCGCCCCCGACGATTCGGTGATTCTGCATGGGCTTGAGAACGAACGCTTCTATTTCGTGCATTCCTATGCCGCCATGAGCGCGTCCATTCCCGAAAACCCCGTGGCCGCAGCAAGTGTGGCAGCGTCACAAACGGACGGATACCATGGTCATGCGCAATCTTCCATTGACGACGCGAGCACGCAAAAGGTCGGTTTCTGCGATTACGGACGTAGCCATTTCGTGGCGTCCTACGAGCGTGGTCCGCTTTCGGCCACCCAGTTTCACCCGGAAAAGTCGGGGGAGGCGGGTGCCCAGCTGCTCAAGAACTGGGCTGCGACGCTATAG